In Gossypium hirsutum isolate 1008001.06 chromosome D01, Gossypium_hirsutum_v2.1, whole genome shotgun sequence, the genomic window aagttttaattaatttttaattattattagatataaatatgattgtaataatttttaattgtttattaattttttaaatgttaaataactttttttattatatacaaGATTTAACCAAATGTcattaatagtatttttttttataaatcattTCTAAATCTATTGTCGTTAATAGTTATTTTCTATTCTCATCTCACTTCCACAGTAGTATTTGAGTCCAAACATACACTTCACGTTTTTTTTAATCTCATTCCTACAATAATCAATGTCACCGTCTCCGCTGTTTTTGATATCGCTGAAAGTAAACACACCGCCTTATCAAAGAAAACCTTGATGTCTCTTAAGATTTTAGATTCGAGTCTCACctctaaatttattatatatatatgaccagcTACAAATACAAATGTAGAATCAAACCactataaaatatataagatGAAAAACTAAACAAAATTCACACATAAAATTATACATAGTAAAACTTAAACCCCAATACTTGAATCCTAGTCATGTTAGACTTAACCAAAAATTTAAGAGATTATTGgtaattaattaatgaatttatgtTGGTAGGGACGGTTTAAGTCgtctatattattttattgaatCTCTTCCATTTGGAGAGACAAGGATTCATCGAGTCGTTTGTCCCCAATTCTCAAAGACAGCTTGTCTTTTTGCATTACAAAATctttcccatcactttctctcCTTATATAAGATACCCCCATCGATCTTTACACACCAACTCATCCATCCCTTCTTTGGTTTTCCCTTTGATTTTCCTTTGTCTCAGACATTCATTTTTTCCATGGAGAATTTGAGGATGATGAGGAACCAAACCAGAATGTCTCCTTCAAactcatcaccatcatcatcccTATCCATTCATAAAGATTCGCAAACAATAACAAAGCCAAAGATACGGATCATTCACATATTTGCACCAGAGATCATCAAGACTGACGCAGCAAACTTCAGAGAATTGGTGCAAAGACTCACTGGGAAACCACCTCAACAAAAGGGTTGCAAAAGGAAACCAAGAATCGGCGGAAAAGATGACAAGCCAATGGAGCTAAGAACTGGGTTTCTTGCAGGGATTGAAACAAGAGAAAGGGTTAAGGAAGAAGGAGGTGGTTTCTCAAGTGGTTTTGGAGATTTAGATGATTTTATTCAAGAGATGGGTGAATTCCCTTTGCTTCCTTTGGATGATTCTCATCACATGCATGGATTTGAAGAAGCTCAACTAATGGCATAAAAATTGATTCTGggtcttttaattttgtaattttatgttcCATCTTCCctgattttggttttggtatgggGTTTAGTTGTAGATTTTACTGAATTTTATGATTTTCTCATGcatctctttctctctttctctgtAAATATAAGAGATTAACTTAATTTCATActctccctttttttcttttttcttttttgaacttTCTTGATGCCTCATTTCAATTTGGATGTAATAGAATTAATCAACTGATCAAAACCTTTTCAGTTTTTTGAATAttgaatggattttttttttaatttcattttcttcttaCTTTGGGAAAAGAATAGCTGTTTGGCAGACCAAACATGAacttgcaaaaaagaaaaaaaaaatgtcttACTTTTCTTGAAAGGCtctctttaattttataaaatttctacataaatataacaaataaatttatcCCTTCAAGTCACCTCCAACTAGTATGATGTTTTGTGCATATCTCATAAGCATCCCAAATTTGAGAAAAAACTATTGCTTTTGATTTTGATGGAAAACCATCTTTTAAAATGTTGAACTTCTATATGAATATTGGTCAATtatgtaatttaatatataaattttcattcggtgtaattatacacataaaaCTTTAATGGTAGGTAAACGTAAAACGATGTTGTATTGATAATGATATTAgtagtttagtaaattgcaaGAAAAGGACAAAGCCCTAACAACAACACGACTTACGCAATTTAAACCCAGATCACATCTTAATCATTAAACATCCTGAACATCAAATCAATATACGGATTCGAATTTCAATTATTACTAAATTCCTGATAATTACTCAACCAAATAAGTCAACTCGTTTTAATCATTTATCAGAAAAGTTTTGGTAGATAAAATGTTGTGTCCCTTAAATTAAACGTTATGCTTTAAGAAAGACATGGATTTACAAATCATTAGGTTTTAAATAGTTGACTCGCTTTGTGAATAAAATATGTGTAAATGGggttgtattttaaaattaatgtgTAATTTCCAGATAAGATGTTGCATTTTAAAAGGATTACATTCATCTAATttattcttctcaatattttataattttaatatatctgATTAAATAGAACTAATGTGTAAACAATgaaggttaatttttttagaattaggactaaattgacataatatgtaaaaaaaatatttagagctaaatttgttattatccTTTCGTTAGCTATTTAACGGCTTGGTAACCAGAATATATAATCTCgaatagttgagtgatcaaaTTGTAAACTTTCATAGTTGGATTAGAAAACtcaccttttaaaattaaaagacttAAATATCCataattttcttttgttattgaaattatatatctatactatATATTAAGTATTTTACTAAATTGATAACACAAGTTAAACGGACACTAACTCAGTTGGGTAATGAGAAAATACtctttacaaaataaattatattattttgagggtgattttatctttttatatcttttatatagaaAAATGCACGTATATAATAAGATTTAAACCTATGCCTCTATAATTTTTATCAGCTTAATGGTGTAAAAAgctctcaaactttttcaaaaaaagtaattaagcccctgctttgtttttttttttttgcacccaTTTGgatacttaaactttcaaaatgcataaaaaatacCCTCAAACTTTTtgaaaaaagcaattaagcccctgctttta contains:
- the LOC121213978 gene encoding VQ motif-containing protein 17, which encodes MENLRMMRNQTRMSPSNSSPSSSLSIHKDSQTITKPKIRIIHIFAPEIIKTDAANFRELVQRLTGKPPQQKGCKRKPRIGGKDDKPMELRTGFLAGIETRERVKEEGGGFSSGFGDLDDFIQEMGEFPLLPLDDSHHMHGFEEAQLMA